In the Salarias fasciatus chromosome 13, fSalaFa1.1, whole genome shotgun sequence genome, one interval contains:
- the tysnd1 gene encoding peroxisomal leader peptide-processing protease — protein sequence MELKEVERCCCVVKVSEAVSAKKSASCSGVVVHPQTGTIICTGLPFSRFLADKGLLSSFSDDRFFLPPRSFTDNLQIRVNFAARRGLDSDQSPPRSRTPLLQGAAAELLMLVNCVDFKRAFQTLFQGVDQWRFHGDETEDEELIRDAQLLSWFAVLRTGVEAPSLQGSEGIPRQSSSALQKGCPVVACGSPFGSVCLDLFISTLSRGIVSNLAGEDNAVILTDARCLPGTEGGGLFAVDDASERVRLIGIIVSPFGWKASEWIGLTLVCSVQAIFKTVINCLSGEDPLRDTWQHPGEANLCMSTAAHGSEAYRYPTVCFVDSGQFWGSGVAVTSRLVVTCRHVANGKSTLTLKFHHKDRVRHIVGDVVFSTKASSPYDLALVEMRVPFPEAVAPRMAKSFTPGQPVVVVGYGGLGRRCGPSLTSGVLSKAIILDSQPVMLQTTCAVQAGASGGAVVEKHSGELLGIVSSNARDLATEVTYPHLNFCIPVTVFQNLLQDFRQTGDVSVFGVLDSAENQVRSVWRLQGAQSKL from the exons CGCTGACAAAGGTTTGCTGTCTTCTTTTTCGGACGACCGCTTCTTCCTGCCCCCGCGCAGCTTCACCGACAATCTTCAAATCCGCGTCAACTTTGCTGCCCGGCGAGGTCTGGACTCGGACCAGAGCCCACCCAGGAGCAGAACACCGCTGCTGCAGGGAGCTGCGGCCGAGCTGCTGATGCTGGTGAACTGTGTGGACTTCAAACGGGCTTTCCAGACACTTTTCCAAGGGGTGGACCAGTggcgtttccatggcgacgagACTGAAGATGAGGAGCTGATCAGAGatgctcagctcctcagctggttcGCTGTGCTCAGGACAGGTGTGGAGGCCCCCAGcctgcaggggtcagagggcatCCCCAGGCAGAGCAGCTCAGCTCTGCAGAAAGGCTGCCCGGTGGTTGCCTGCGGGTCACCGTTCGGTTCTGTCTGCCTGGACCTCTTCATCAGCACCCTCAGCAGGGGCATCGTCAGCAACCTCGCCGGTGAGGACAACGCTGTCATCCTGACAGATGCCCGCTGCTTGCCAGGCACTGAAGGCGGAGGGCTGTTTGCAGTGGATGATGCATCAGAGAGGGTGCGTCTCATTGGGATCATCGTGTCTCCGTTTGGCTGGAAGGCCAGCGAGTGGATCGGCCTCACTCTGGTGTGCTCCGTCCAAGCCATCTTTAAAACTGTCATCAACTGTCTGAGCGGTGAAGATCCACTTAGAGACACGTGGCAGCATCCGGGGGAAGCAAACCTCTGCATGTCCACCGCAGCTCATGGGTCAGAGGCTTATAGATACCCCACTGTGTGCTTTGTGGACAGCGGGCAGTTCTGGGGCTCAGGTGTTGCTGTCACCTCTCGGCTGGTTGTAACCTGCCGGCATGTTGCCAATGGAAAGTCAACACTCACCCTGAAGTTTCATCACAAGGACAG ggtCCGTCACATTGTGGGTGATGTGGTGTTTTCCACTAAAGCGTCTTCGCCTTATGACTTGGCTTTAGTAGAGATGCGAGTCCCATTCCCAGAAGCCGTGGCCCCTCGGATGGCCAAGAGTTTTACTCCAG GTCAGCCAGTTGTCGTGGTGGGATACGGCGGTTTGGGCCGGAGGTGTGGCCCATCCCTGACCAGCGGCGTCCTCTCCAAGGCCATCATCTTGGATTCACAACCCGTCATGCTCCAGACTACCTGTGCAGTACAGGCAGGGGCCAGCGGGGGCGCCGTGGTTGAGAAACACTCAGGAGAGCTGCTTG GTATTGTCTCCAGCAACGCCAGGGACTTGGCCACTGAGGTGACCTACCCACACCTCAACTTTTGCATCCcagtgactgtttttcagaatctGCTGCAGGATTTTCGTCAGACAGGAGATGTCAGTGTGTTCGGGGTGCTGGACAGCGCTGAAAACCAAGTCAGAAGTGTGTGGAGACTCCAAGGTGCTCAGAGCAAACTGTAA